The DNA region GGACGGCACGATCACCGTCTCCATCCCGAGCTCCTTGGCCTTGACGAAGACATCGTCGACGTCCTCGGCGGTCAGCAATCCGATGTGGGTGGTCGGCGCCGACAACCCGTACGCGGCCAGCCCCGTCTTCAGATCGTCGAAGTACGTCACGAAGCTGAACGGCTCGACCTGGGTGTAGCCGAACTCGGCGATCCGCGCCAGGGTGCCGTCGAAGTCCTCCTCGAGCGCCCCACGCACGGTGTAGAGCTGGACCGACAGCTGGTCAGGGTTGGGCATGCTCTCTCCTCGAGAGCCGGGCAGACCGGCTCGATGTCACTTGGTGTCTCCGGTCACAGCTGTTCCACCGAACCGGTTCAGTCGCTACCGTACGCGATGTGAAGCGCGTCACGATCAACGACATCGCGCAGCGAGCGGGGGTGTCGAAGGGTGCGGTGTCGTATGCGCTGAACGGACGCCCCGGAGTATCCCAACAGACCCGCGACAAGATCCTCGAGGTGGCCCGCGAACTCGGCTGGGCACCCAGCCGCACCGCCCGGATGCTGTCCGGCTCACGGACCGAGACCTTCGGGTTGATCCTCGCTCGCGATCCTCGCATCCTCGGCTCCGAACCGTTCCACATGATGTTCATCGCCGGACTGCAGGCCGAGCTCTCCCGGCGCGGGTACGCATTGCTGCTCCAGCTCACGGCGACCGCGGCAGAAGAGCTCGAGCTCTACCCCCGCTGGTCGTCGGAACGGCGCGTGGATGCGGTGATCGTCGTGGACATGCGGGTCGACGACCCCCGAGTGGGAACCCTGTGCGCTCTCGGGATGCCGGCCGTCTTCGTCGGCGATCCGAGTCAGACCGGCGGCTTCACGACCGTCTGGACCGACGACGCCGCCGCGATGACGGCCGCAATCCGCCGACTGGTCGAGCTCGGCCATCGACGGTTCGGCCGGGTGGCCGGTACGCCGGAA from Microlunatus phosphovorus NM-1 includes:
- a CDS encoding LacI family DNA-binding transcriptional regulator — protein: MKRVTINDIAQRAGVSKGAVSYALNGRPGVSQQTRDKILEVARELGWAPSRTARMLSGSRTETFGLILARDPRILGSEPFHMMFIAGLQAELSRRGYALLLQLTATAAEELELYPRWSSERRVDAVIVVDMRVDDPRVGTLCALGMPAVFVGDPSQTGGFTTVWTDDAAAMTAAIRRLVELGHRRFGRVAGTPEFSHTRVRDRAFEQVITAEGVTGTIIHADYSDAAGRQATRDLWALPERPTAIVYDNDLMAVAGLSAFSEMGVEVPAEVSLLAWDDSHLCAITHPQLSALHHDVMAFGAHVGRRLFELLDGAEPAAHADSTPGLLERESTGPPPC